The sequence CCCTTTCGCTGGTTGTTGGGATTTAGGCACTTCCATTTTACCAGCAAGGGGTGTTTTTGTACACCTTTGAGGCCAATAAAGTCAGGGGTTTACGGGTGTTTTACACCTGCGAAACTTGAGTTAATTAGCCAAGCACAAAGCCAACCATCTCGAGCAGAGAATGTGGCTCACAAAGTAGCTAGCTGGTTGTTCTACATTGCCGTTGTAGTAGCTTTAATCGCTCTAGTAGCCTGGATGATCATTGCAGATTTACCTACAGCCGTTATCTTTACTGTGACTACGTTAGTTATTGCCTGCCCACATGCTTTGGGTCTTGCTATTCCCTTGGTAGTATCACGTAGTACTAGTTTGGGTGCAAGCCGAGGATTACTGGTTAAAAATAGAGAAGCTTTGGAATTAACTACTAAAGCGGATGTTATGGTATTGGATAAAACAGGTACTTTAACAACTGGTGAATTTAAAGTGTTGGACGTCACTGTTTTGAGTGATAAATATTCTGAAGAAGAAATTACAGGCTTGTTGGCGGGTATAGAGGCGGGCTCCAGTCACCCGATTGCCCAATCGATTGTGAACCACGCTGAAGCGAAAGGCATTAAGTCAGTTTCCTTTGACTCCATTGAAATCGTTTCGGGAGCAGGAATAGAAGGGGAGGCGAACGGCCACCACTATCAATTAATCAGCCAAAAGGCATACGGAAAAGCATTGCGTATGGATATTCCGAAAGGCGCTACTTTAAGTATCCTTGTAGAAAATAATGAAGCAATCGGCGCTGTCGCATTGGGAGATGAACTGAAAGAAACCAGCAGAAACTTGATCGAGGTGCTGAAAAAATACGGAATTGAACCACTCATGGCTACTGGTGATAACGAGGAAGCTGCACAAGGAGTTGCAGAAGTTCTAGGTATTCAATACCAAGCCAATCAATCTCCGGAAGATAAGTACAAGCTGGTCGAGTCCATGAAAAACCAAAACAAGACGGTTATCATGGTGGGAGACGGGGTCAATGACGCACCTTCCCTTGCCTTGGCAGACGTAGGTATTGCAATCGGAGCTGGAACGCAAGTAGCTTTGGATTCTGCGGATATTATCCTTACTCAGTCTGATCCAGGGGATATTGAATCCTTTATCGAGTTAGCAAACAAGACGACACGTAAAATGAAACAAAACTTGGTATGGGGAGCAGGCTACAATTTTATCGCGATTCCAATTGCTGCTGGCCTCCTTGCTCCTATCGGCATTACCTTGGGTCCGGCCTTCGGCGCCGTCCTCATGTCCTTATCAACCGTTATTGTTGCGATCAATGCAATGCTTTTGAGATTAGACCCGAAATAAAACGAAGCAGGAACAAAAAAACACTGGCTGGTGTGCTGTACAAGGATATACGTACACCCACGGATTTCCGAGAAAAAACAGGACTCCATCATTTTAATCTGGACCTGATTTCAAGGACAATATCGGATAGTAATTCTTAACACAATTTTACCCGCAGCTCTTTTTATTGAGTTGCGGGTTTTCAATTTGTAAACATTCAATTGTTATTTGAAACCAAATGGTTTACAATATTTCTATTGAGGCATGGAGGGACTATTATGAAAACCTCGGACATGATACGACGGCTATGTGAACAAATGAATATCAGTGTCTCCGAACTGGCTAGACGCTTAGATCAGTCGCCACAGAACTTCGGTATTAAATAGTGATTCCGTTTTTAAAGGTAATTTGAACATTTTCTTTATCTAGGACTGTCACACAATCCACTAAACTGTGCCAGAGGAGTGGATCAAAATCTGTGAGCAGTTCATCTTGATTCTTAAGTTCAGCGAGGAAAGCAGCCATTGTTTGGCGACTGATCACTTTTTCCTTAATCTGCCCGGATATTTTTTCTAAATCTTCTTTGGTAGTGTCAAACCTCTGTACCAAGCCATCGTATCTTCTTTGGTATTCTCCTTGGTCTAAGGCAACATTGGCATTTTCGTTTATGCATTGCTGTATCAGCTCAGTGACAATCTCCATTTCATTTTGAAGCTCGACCTGTTTGGTTTCTAAGGGACCAGTGTCAAAAAGAACATCCTTCATGGATTCGAAGTTTGCTATGATTTCATCCTTATCTTCCAGGAGCTTATTAGTAGCCTTCACGAAGAGTTCTTTTATAGTATCTTCATCGAGGTGGGGAGTGGAGCATTTTTGCTGTCCGTTGAACTTGCGGTTGCATTGCCAGACTGTACGTCGGTATTTGCTGTTTGAGTGCCATACTTTTGAACCGTACCAGCTTCCACATGATCCGCATTTTATCTTGCCAGAGAATATATGAACACCGCTGTGACAATTGTTTGCAGGGTTTCTTTTTTCTAACTCGTTTTGGACCAGGTCGAAGACCGCTGGCTCGATAATCGCTTCATGGTTATTTTCAACATAGTATTGAGGAATTTCTCCCTCGTTGACCTTCTTCTTTTTGGTAAGAAAATCCACGGTGTAACTTTTCTGCAAAAGTGCATCTCCCTTATATTTTTCATTTGTGAGGATGCGCTTGATGGTGCCTGCGTTCCACTTATCTTTCTTCGCGGGTGATAAAATGCCGTCTGCGGTAAGCTGCTTGGCAATACCATAAGGCGTCATGCCCTGTAGGAACATGCTGAAGATCCTCTGGATTATAACTGCTTCATTGGGGTTCAAGACAAGGTTGCCATCTTCACCCCGATCGTAACCGAGGAAGTGCCCAAAGGGAACCGTGACCTTTCCATCTGCAAATCTCTTGCGCTGTCCCCATGTGACGTTCTCTGAAATGCTGCGGCTTTCTTCCTGGGCAAGGGATGACATGATGGTGATTATTATAGTAGCGTCAATTTAGCAAAGTGTGGTGTGTATCGTTATGTTCAGGCAGATGATTTTGAAATTTTGTTGTTTGCCTATTCTACAGACGGAAGTGAGGTTAAAATAATCGATCTAGCCCGCGGTGAAAAGATACCACCAGTAATACTTTCTGCAATAGAAGATGATAAAGTTATAAAATATGCTCATAATGCTTCCTTTGAGCGGATATGTTTCTCACGCTTTCTGGGATACCCAGTGGATAAGTATATTCCTCCTGAATCATGGAGGTGCACAATGACATGGGCAGCATATATGGGGCTGCCGTTATCATTAGTAGGTGTGGGTGCGGTTCTTGGCCTTGGGAAGCAAAAAATGATGGAAGGTAAAGATCTGATTCGTTTCTTTTGTTCTCCTTGTAGCCCAACTAAGGCAAATGGAAACCGCACAAGAAATTTACCATCTGATGACCCAGAAAAATGGGAGCGATTCAGCTCCTATAACATTCGTGACGTCGAAACTGAAATGGAGATTGAGCAGAAATTGACTAAATTTCCTGTGCCAGAATTCATATGGGATGAATATCATTTAAGTGAGAGAATCAATGATCGAGGCATAAAGGTAGATATGGACTTTGTAAAACAGGCCATTACTATGGATGAGATGTCACGCACCAAGCTGATGGATCAGATGCAGAAAGTAACAGAACTTGATAATCCAAACTCAGTGCAACAGATGAAAGGCTGGCTCTCTGAAAATGGCGTGGAAACAGATACCCTCGGTAAAAAGGCTGTGGCAGAACTATTGAAGGAAGCGCCGGAGCATCTAGCTGAAGTTCTTAAACTCCGTCAGCAACTGGCAAAGTCATCTGTTAAGAAATATTCTGCAATGGAAAATGCAGTCTGCAGTGATGGCAGGATTCGTGGTATGTTTACTTTTCTGGGGGCCAATCGTACAGGACGTTTCAGCTCAAAGATAGTGCAGCTGCAGAATCTACCACAAAACCATATGCTGGATTTAAAAGAGGCGCGAGGCATCGTAAAAAATGGTAATTCTGAAGCCCTTGAAATGCTTTATGAAGATATACCAGATACTCTTTCACAGCTTATTCGTACCGCGTTTGTACCAAAGAAAGGCTGTAAGTTTATAGTTGCCGACTTTTCTGCCATTGAGGCTCGTGTACTGTCATGGCTTGCAGGTGAAGATTGGAGAAGTGAAGTATTTGCAAGCGGCGGTGATATTTACTGTGCATCCGCATCACAGATGTTTAATGTCCCCGTAGAAAACCACGGTGTGAATGGGCATTTAAGACAGAAAGGCAAGATCGCA comes from Bacillota bacterium and encodes:
- a CDS encoding recombinase, which gives rise to MSSLAQEESRSISENVTWGQRKRFADGKVTVPFGHFLGYDRGEDGNLVLNPNEAVIIQRIFSMFLQGMTPYGIAKQLTADGILSPAKKDKWNAGTIKRILTNEKYKGDALLQKSYTVDFLTKKKKVNEGEIPQYYVENNHEAIIEPAVFDLVQNELEKRNPANNCHSGVHIFSGKIKCGSCGSWYGSKVWHSNSKYRRTVWQCNRKFNGQQKCSTPHLDEDTIKELFVKATNKLLEDKDEIIANFESMKDVLFDTGPLETKQVELQNEMEIVTELIQQCINENANVALDQGEYQRRYDGLVQRFDTTKEDLEKISGQIKEKVISRQTMAAFLAELKNQDELLTDFDPLLWHSLVDCVTVLDKENVQITFKNGITI